A genome region from Arachis duranensis cultivar V14167 chromosome 8, aradu.V14167.gnm2.J7QH, whole genome shotgun sequence includes the following:
- the LOC107460617 gene encoding uncharacterized protein LOC107460617 produces MKNKHLCFKQTLETQNRTTKKTEQERDIIMLDPRTHEPTNPFLLYNGNGTTTTHRSYNSSWDEVDSPPLWSTSPSRDHNRANHHHHHYRSMSPASRTQAIVRGQRELMEMVKNMPEFNYELSLKDLVEHHHRHNNNSEEPPTAAEDQGKTKSLKNGSGRGGGGGSRRVVRRSGSIDRGSGGFYLKMMIPSFTLGSKKKNKNKNKNNESLASANNSKVSPRPTTNNNNSDKEWWKKSDDSGSSSLNSGSSTKRSGSSSSSNSSCSTSNSRVRHEKSNGHRCWPCIPRRKRQTQK; encoded by the exons ATGAAAAACAAACACCTTTGCTTCAAACAAACATTAGAAACACAAAACAGAACCACCAAAAAAACAGAGCAAGAGAGAGACATCATCATGCTTGATCCACGAACACACGAACCAACCAATCCATTTCTTCTCTACAATGGAAATGGAACAACAACCACGCATCGTAGTTACAACTCATCATGGGACGAAGTGGATTCTCCTCCTCTATGGAGCACGAGCCCCTCACGTGATCACAACAGagccaaccaccaccaccaccattacAGAAGCATGTCCCCTGCTTCTCGAACACAAGCCATAGTCAGAGGCCAAAGGGAGCTCATGGAGATGGTTAAGAACATGCCTGAGTTCAATTACGAGCTCTCTCTCAAGGATCTCGTCGAGCATCACCACAGACATAACAACAATTCAGAGGAGCCGCCCACGGCGGCGGAGGACCAGGGGAAAACAAAGAGCCTAAAGAACGGTAGTGGCCGCGGCGGCGGCGGAGGTAGTAGAAGGGTGGTTAGGAGAAGTGGAAGCATTGATCGCGGATCAGGTGGATTCTATCTGAAGATGATGATCCCTTCTTTCACTTTGGGAtctaagaagaaaaataagaacaagaacaagaataATGAGTCGTTGGCCTCAGCGAATAACAGCAAAGTATCGCCGAGGCCAacgactaataataataattctgaTAAGGAGTGGTGGAAGAAGAGTGATGACAGTGGTTCTTCAAGCCTCAACAGTGGCAGCTCCACCAAGAGATCTGGTAGCAGTAGCAGTAGTAATAGCAGCTGCAGCACAAGTAATTCCAG GGTTAGGCATGAGAAGAGTAATGGTCATCGTTGCTGGCCTTGCATTCCAAGACGCAAAAGGCAAACACAGAAATAA
- the LOC127741155 gene encoding photosystem I assembly protein Ycf4, with translation MSWRSERIWVELIAGSRKTSNFCWAFILFLGSLGFLLVGISSYLGRNLLSLFPSQQILFFPQGIVMSFYGIAGLFISSYLWCTIWWNVGSGYDRFDKKAGIVCIFRWGFPGKNRRIFIRFLMKDIQSIRIEVKEGISTRRILYMEIIGQGAIPLTRIDENLTSREIEQKAAELAYFLRVPIELL, from the coding sequence ATGAGTTGGCGATCAGAACGTATATGGGTAGAACTTATAGCGGGGTCTCGAAAAACTAGCAATTTCTGCTGGGCCTTTATCCTTTTTTTAGGTTCATTGGGGTTCTTATTGGTTGGAATTTCCAGTTATCTTGGTAGGAATTTGTTATCTTTATTTCCGTCTCAGcaaattcttttttttccacAAGGAATCGTGATGTCTTTCTATGGAATCGCGGGTCTCTTTATTAGTTCATATTTGTGGTGTACAATTTGGTGGAATGTGGGTAGTGGTTATGATCGATTCGATAAAAAAGCGGGAATAGTGTGTATTTTTCGTTGGGGATTTCCTGGAAAAAATCGTCGTATTTTTATTCGATTTCTTATGAAAGATATTCAGTCCATCAGAATAGAAGTTAAAGAGGGTATTTCTACTCGTCGTATCCTTTATATGGAAATCATAGGACAGGGGGCCATCCCCCTGACTCGTATTGACGAGAATTTAACTTCACGAGAAATTGAAcaaaaagctgcagaattgGCCTATTTCTTGCGTGTACCAATTGAATtactttga